The sequence below is a genomic window from Theobroma cacao cultivar B97-61/B2 chromosome 6, Criollo_cocoa_genome_V2, whole genome shotgun sequence.
AGGGTAAGTGCTTTAAGTCATAACTCAGTTACCTCGGGGGTGACGCCCCGTGTCTAGAGGCTAAGAGTCTAGGTTTTAGGAAGTCGGTggagttaataaattaaaaagccaattttaaataaataattttgattgcCAAGATAAGGTTTTAGCATGATCACCAAGATAAGTGTTGCTGTACTTGATATGTAATAATATTCTTGGGATGGTATTGGTTTAACAATATAGCAACGTGTTGTGAAGTTTGCAACCCCAACTTAATGGGTTACATTGCCTTGGAGGTTTGCAATTGTTTATAAATCCAAGTGCTGATCTTCCAACTTTGTTTCTACATTTTTCAAGGAGTACACAGAAAAGCGACTCCAAAATTGTCAAATAAATGGATATCATAACTGGAAGAGGAATATTCATATTGGTTGAGAGGTAATCATAATGCATCAAGGAAATGACATTTCCAGAGTGCGGGGATCATAGTGTCAACGATCAAAATTTGCAATCACATATATATTGAAATACAGCTGGTAATGGTAATagaattaacaaaaaaaacaaaagaggaGGGAGGAATGGAATAGAGAACAAATCAACTCGATAATACTGCTTGACAAAATTACTCATAATACAACAAAAGGATGACTCTGGTACTTGCAGCCTACAACTTTTTTTCCAGAGTAGGGAATATGGGCATGGTTAGGTCTTCAAGGGAGCCTTTTTCTCTCTATCAGATATTCGAGCTGGAGCAGTTGAATGTGATTTGAAGCGGCCTCTCCCTCCTTCCTCTTTTTCCTGGAATATCCAAAtccctttttcttcaatttactTTTCAATAACAATTACATAAACAGCCAAGCAAGTTCTTGGATTGTTGGAAAACCAGTATTAAGAAGCCATGCAGAATGAACTAGATTACCATGAAATGAGTTCACAGATTCAAatacctttttctttacaaTCTGAACAACATCTTCATCCTGCAGAGACTGCGAAAGACCACAATGTTGAGGGTAGTGCCTTGCACTTGTGCCCCAGACTAGAACATATTTGACATCCTTTAGCAAATTCCTATGTATGTGATTACAGAAGTCTTCAACTGTACAGCCACCTCTATCCTATCTCatacaaagaaaaatggatTAAGAGAAAGGAACAAACAGTAGGAGAACTTCCTGCCTAGATGTAACAGCATATACCATATAGAGTAAATGCAATGATAAGAAGATATGTGGCATACAGCAGAGAGAACAACAGGATCAGAGAAATCAGGTTGCTGGCCTTGTGGTTTTGTATATACTCTCACAAGTCCCATCTCTTCCCACATCTTTGAAAGTAGTCTATCTAAGTTCAGCTGCATAAGGAACAAGCATATAGGTcaacatttttctcaaaccACATGCACCAAATATAAAACTGATAAGCAATATTTTTCTCCAACTACTTCCGTCTAGAATTGTGTTCTTGATGTATAATCGATAGCATGTTGGTGTTCATTTTCCAGAAAAATGTAGTAAACATCAGATCTCATAAAATACATGATTACTAATGACTAGCCAAAAGCTAATAAATGAGATAACACGCCAACAGTTTCTGAACATGGAAGTAGAAGATACGAGTTGCATTTTTAAACCAACAGTATACTCCCAACTGCCATTCACATTTAAACCAAGGATAGAAGAACATGCCTTCAAGTTGCAGGTTATGACAACAGAATTTGGCTGCCGGGCTAACTTATCCACATCATCAATACCAATCACATCTATCTTGTTGTAAACATATACACACTTAATGTATTTGCGGTTTCCTTCAATGACATCTATAAGATCATCCACTGTGGCATCCTCACGAAAGAGCACCTAAAAAGAACCCATCAGGAATACCTCAGTATAACAAAACACCATTTGTAAGAACGACTGAATTCAATCAAATGTGAAATTTAATCAGTACAAGACTGCATACCTCTGCATTGTGAATTTTATATTCATGTAGAATCTGATAACAAAGTTTCTCATCCACATGAGTTAAAGGCAAAGTGCTGTTAAAAGAGATGCCTccagtttttttctttttgaaatatatctgcaaatgaaataaagaaaTCCAAAATGAAGCAGACCAGAGCAATACATACTGTAAGATATTGGAAAAAATAACTCATTAGAATTTCCATATAATTTGAACTAGTCAATGCTAAACCATTTGTAATGtgaaaattattcttttttcttttgccaaACAACAATACAATACTTTAAAACCTGATGCacataatatattattaacaATATGAATGCCACATAGACAACTGTGAGGGATAAACTTACTTGAGGTGGTCTCTTGTTCAAACGCAAACCCACAGCTTCCAGTTCCTTGGTTAATATCTGGCGATGACCCTCACTCTGAGGTTTCAGAAGCAGATTACAGACACAAGAGAAGAGTCGATAAAAACTGGGGAAATTACAACAGCAAAATAACATAACTCCTAAAAGTTTTATGGTAAAGGAAGCCAACAACAATGAATGTTCAGGATTCAGGAAACAGACACAAGTAGTGACAACACTGACAAActatagtaaaaaataaatgtaacATTAAAACGACTTGTGCGTCTGTCAACAGTTTAAACCACTTGTAGAAACTAGAAAGCTTGAAGTATGCACAACTACAACAGCATGGGTTGAAGCCTAGTTAGAGAAAAATGGGAGAGTGAAATCAGCAttaaaaacaagagaaaaagaaagaatgattCTGGACAATTAATGATTTCTGGAGAACTTCAAACCTCTTCCAACAACAATCCAGAAGAAAGAGTGCACATCATGACAAGCAAACACATGGAGGTATTGGGAAGGTTCCAATCAACAAAAACTATTTTGCATCTTACAATTACACAATCTTAGATGTGCAATACCAGCCAGCATGTTTTGTCGtaaattaaaggaaaaggaGAGAGCCTAATTTCCTTCCATGCTTATCAACTATTGCTTCTAAATTTTTCCAACCAAGCCTTACACTAACATCAGAATTCAGAACAGTATTAAACATTGCTCTATTAAATTCCTACGTAACACTATCATTTTAAAGCATCCtatgaaaaattttaccaTATTAAGCAAAACCACCAGTAACACAACAAAAACTAGCATTACGATATAGATACTTACTTTAGAGGCATCAAGAACCATCAGCACAAGATCTGACGACTTCGCAACAGCGATAACCTGAGAAATGAGAGATCCATAAATTTATCGAATCAGAAAACTACTCAACCAAACTGACATAAGAATGGATAGAACATATCATAGAATGGAacattaagtaaaaaaaaacagacataacattatttttttcttagtaGGAATTTTGAATGTAGGTCATATACCACCCCCGCCAACTTCAACATAATACCTTCCAAAAAGCATGTTAATCATTCTATCCAACaacattcaataaaaattttaccaGGATTTCCCCCATTTGACAATGATAGTTTATATACCAAGAGATGACAACATGCATCACCAGGGAAAACTAGAAGCTGCAAATTATTACCTGCCTCCCACGTCCCTTGCCTTCAGAAGCACCTTCAATAATTCCAGGAAGATCAAGCAGCTGAATCTTAGTATCATTGTAATGAATGATACCAGGAATGCAAGTAAGCGTTGTGAACTCATAAGATGCAGCTTCTGAATGAGTTCCTGTTAACATTGTTAAAAGGGTTGATTTCCCCACACTGCAGTCGCAATACAATGCAATAGTTAGCTTCCTCTCAAAAGCACATATGTCCACAGAGGGTACAAATGCATGTCAGCAAATATACATGTGCACAAATGCATGTTCGTACTAAACTGCAAGCACAATATGTATTTTCCTACATATTCGCACAAATAGATTGAGCAAGCAGGCTAGAGAGGGATGGCAGAATAAGTGTACTGGCAGTAATTGAGTAATATCATCACTAGATTTATCTTAAGTGTgataaatcaaaatcatcttACTACAATACAGGACTTCTACTTTTTTCAATGcaaaaactcttaatttctttataaaaaattaagacaCATGCAATCAAGAGATAAAGGTACAGACCTTGGAAATCCTATTAGTGCAACGCGTCCATGACCAAATTTTGTAACTTCAAAACCTTCTCCACCTCCGCTAGAACCCTGATTCACAAATTCAAaaagaattttcaaaaaatgacaaagaggaagaaaattgcatggaaaatgtaaaaaaaaaaaaaactagtgCAATCTATAATAGATTACCAGCCAGTCAAACAGACAGgttaattaaacaaaactcttaaaataattaaacatcTAGCCacacaagaagaaaaattaactCATTTGAGCAGTTAGATATGGATAAAGCTGTAGTCAAAAAGAGACCATCCCACCTAGAAAGtggaaaatcaaaaaaaattaaaataataggAAACTAAAAGCCCATTATAAGATTTACGAAGTGTTAAAAAGATGTAAAGATGTAAAATTATCAGCATGAACAAGTACATTAAAATGTGGCAACGTAGAATTCagagaaaaattaaacatgCATTCATGATATGCAAAAATTTCAGAATCCATTCATATTAGATAAGAAACATTCATACTTTTGGTGGCTCTAGTAATTGTGTCCTCAGCTTTGCAATCTTTGCCTTCAGCTGACCAAGATGGTACTCTGCATATTCagtgaaaagataaaaaaacattaattaaCCCAGTCAATGTTTTCAATAGGAttaataattatcaaataccaaaaaataaaaatggccTTGAAGTGAAGGGAAAAGAAGCATCAGTTCATGTATTAAAAGTACATATGCATGTCAAGACATACAAATATATACCTGTGGCCTTATTTTTCTGGGTTCGAGCCATCTCGGCTTCAATTTCTTTAATCCTCTCAATAATCCCCATTTTTTCCTGATTTCAAGTGCTACCACTAGAAATAAGAAACACGGGCACAGGGTTAGCTTCTAAAAGATGCAATTATAGatgtatataaaatataaaaatgcaaaaagaGGTAAATCCTACATGATCGTGCAAAAGCCATTACATATTCAAAGACAAGCCACACTTTGACGAGAACCCAATT
It includes:
- the LOC18596204 gene encoding developmentally-regulated G-protein 1 yields the protein MGIIERIKEIEAEMARTQKNKATEYHLGQLKAKIAKLRTQLLEPPKGSSGGGEGFEVTKFGHGRVALIGFPSVGKSTLLTMLTGTHSEAASYEFTTLTCIPGIIHYNDTKIQLLDLPGIIEGASEGKGRGRQVIAVAKSSDLVLMVLDASKSEGHRQILTKELEAVGLRLNKRPPQIYFKKKKTGGISFNSTLPLTHVDEKLCYQILHEYKIHNAEVLFREDATVDDLIDVIEGNRKYIKCVYVYNKIDVIGIDDVDKLARQPNSVVITCNLKLNLDRLLSKMWEEMGLVRVYTKPQGQQPDFSDPVVLSADRGGCTVEDFCNHIHRNLLKDVKYVLVWGTSARHYPQHCGLSQSLQDEDVVQIVKKKEKEEGGRGRFKSHSTAPARISDREKKAPLKT